A section of the Pogoniulus pusillus isolate bPogPus1 chromosome 3, bPogPus1.pri, whole genome shotgun sequence genome encodes:
- the FAM76B gene encoding protein FAM76B isoform X3 — translation MAAAATAAAPALYACTKCNQRYPFEELSQGQQLCKECRIAHPIVKCTYCRSEFQQESKTNTICKKCAQNVKQFGTPKPCQYCNIIAAFIGTKCQRCTNSEKKYGAPQTCEQCKQQCAFDRKEEGRRKVDGKLLCWLCTLSYKRVLQKTKEQRKSLGSSHSNSSSSSLTEKDQHHSKHHHHHHHHHHRHSSSHHKISNLSPEQDQGLWKQSSSINQSADSGGTDNFVLISQLKEEVMSLKRLLQQRDQTILEKDKKLTELKADFQYQESNLRTKMNSMEKAHKETVEQLQAKNRELLKQVAALSKGKKFDKSGSILTSP, via the exons ATGGCGGCGGCGGCCACGGCGGCCGCCCCGGCTCTTTATGCCTGCACCAAGTGCAACCAGCGTTACCCCTTCGAGGAGCtctcccaggggcagcagctgtgcaag gaGTGCCGGATCGCCCACCCTATCGTGAAATGTACTTATTGCCGGTCGGAGTTCCAGCAGGAGAG CAAAACTAATACGATATGCAAGAAGTGTGCCCAAAACGTGAAGCAGTTTGGAACG CCCAAGCCTTGTCAGTATTGTAACATTATTGCAGCGTTTATTGGCACAAAGTGTCAGCGTTGCACCAACTCGGAGAAGAAGTACGGTGCACCACAGACATGTGAACAGTGCAAACAGCAGTGTGCTTTTGATCGGaaagaggagggaagaaggaag GTTGATGGAAAGTTGTTGTGTTGGCTCTGCACACTGTCCTACAAGAGAGTGCtacagaagacaaaagaacagAGGAAGAGCCTAGGATCTTCACATTCTAACTCCTCATCCTCATCTCTTACTGAGAAAGACCAGCATCAttcaaaacaccaccaccatcatcaccaccatcatCACCGTCACAGCAGCAGTCATCATAA AATCAGCAATCTGAGTCCAGAACAAGATCAGGGACTATGGAAACAGAG TAGCTCTATAAATCAGTCAGCAGACAGTGGAGGAACTGATAACTTTGTCCTCATAAGTCAGCTGAAAGAAGAAGTAATGTCACTTAAACgtcttctgcagcagagagatCAGACTATTttagaaaaagataaaaag TTGACAGAACTGAAGGCAGACTTCCAGTACCAGGAGTCTAACTTGAGAACAAAGATGAACAGTATGGAGAAAGCTCACAAGGAAACTGTGGAACAGTTGCAG GCCAAAAACAGAGAACTGCTGAAACAGGTTGCAGCATTGTCAAAGGGTAAAAAGTTTGACAAAAGTGGGAGTATACTGACATCTCCTTGA
- the FAM76B gene encoding protein FAM76B isoform X2 produces the protein MAAAATAAAPALYACTKCNQRYPFEELSQGQQLCKECRIAHPIVKCTYCRSEFQQESKTNTICKKCAQNVKQFGTPKPCQYCNIIAAFIGTKCQRCTNSEKKYGAPQTCEQCKQQCAFDRKEEGRRKVDGKLLCWLCTLSYKRVLQKTKEQRKSLGSSHSNSSSSSLTEKDQHHSKHHHHHHHHHHRHSSSHHKISNLSPEQDQGLWKQSHKSSAAIQNETPKKKPKLESKPSNGDSSINQSADSGGTDNFVLISQLKEEVMSLKRLLQQRDQTILEKDKKLTELKADFQYQESNLRTKMNSMEKAHKETVEQLQAKNRELLKQVAALSKGKKFDKSGSILTSP, from the exons ATGGCGGCGGCGGCCACGGCGGCCGCCCCGGCTCTTTATGCCTGCACCAAGTGCAACCAGCGTTACCCCTTCGAGGAGCtctcccaggggcagcagctgtgcaag gaGTGCCGGATCGCCCACCCTATCGTGAAATGTACTTATTGCCGGTCGGAGTTCCAGCAGGAGAG CAAAACTAATACGATATGCAAGAAGTGTGCCCAAAACGTGAAGCAGTTTGGAACG CCCAAGCCTTGTCAGTATTGTAACATTATTGCAGCGTTTATTGGCACAAAGTGTCAGCGTTGCACCAACTCGGAGAAGAAGTACGGTGCACCACAGACATGTGAACAGTGCAAACAGCAGTGTGCTTTTGATCGGaaagaggagggaagaaggaag GTTGATGGAAAGTTGTTGTGTTGGCTCTGCACACTGTCCTACAAGAGAGTGCtacagaagacaaaagaacagAGGAAGAGCCTAGGATCTTCACATTCTAACTCCTCATCCTCATCTCTTACTGAGAAAGACCAGCATCAttcaaaacaccaccaccatcatcaccaccatcatCACCGTCACAGCAGCAGTCATCATAA AATCAGCAATCTGAGTCCAGAACAAGATCAGGGACTATGGAAACAGAG CCATAAATCCTCTGCAGCTATTCAGAATGAAACtccaaagaaaaaacccaaactggaaTCCAAGCCATCAAATGGAGATAG CTCTATAAATCAGTCAGCAGACAGTGGAGGAACTGATAACTTTGTCCTCATAAGTCAGCTGAAAGAAGAAGTAATGTCACTTAAACgtcttctgcagcagagagatCAGACTATTttagaaaaagataaaaag TTGACAGAACTGAAGGCAGACTTCCAGTACCAGGAGTCTAACTTGAGAACAAAGATGAACAGTATGGAGAAAGCTCACAAGGAAACTGTGGAACAGTTGCAG GCCAAAAACAGAGAACTGCTGAAACAGGTTGCAGCATTGTCAAAGGGTAAAAAGTTTGACAAAAGTGGGAGTATACTGACATCTCCTTGA
- the FAM76B gene encoding protein FAM76B isoform X1 → MAAAATAAAPALYACTKCNQRYPFEELSQGQQLCKECRIAHPIVKCTYCRSEFQQESKTNTICKKCAQNVKQFGTPKPCQYCNIIAAFIGTKCQRCTNSEKKYGAPQTCEQCKQQCAFDRKEEGRRKVDGKLLCWLCTLSYKRVLQKTKEQRKSLGSSHSNSSSSSLTEKDQHHSKHHHHHHHHHHRHSSSHHKISNLSPEQDQGLWKQSHKSSAAIQNETPKKKPKLESKPSNGDSSSINQSADSGGTDNFVLISQLKEEVMSLKRLLQQRDQTILEKDKKLTELKADFQYQESNLRTKMNSMEKAHKETVEQLQAKNRELLKQVAALSKGKKFDKSGSILTSP, encoded by the exons ATGGCGGCGGCGGCCACGGCGGCCGCCCCGGCTCTTTATGCCTGCACCAAGTGCAACCAGCGTTACCCCTTCGAGGAGCtctcccaggggcagcagctgtgcaag gaGTGCCGGATCGCCCACCCTATCGTGAAATGTACTTATTGCCGGTCGGAGTTCCAGCAGGAGAG CAAAACTAATACGATATGCAAGAAGTGTGCCCAAAACGTGAAGCAGTTTGGAACG CCCAAGCCTTGTCAGTATTGTAACATTATTGCAGCGTTTATTGGCACAAAGTGTCAGCGTTGCACCAACTCGGAGAAGAAGTACGGTGCACCACAGACATGTGAACAGTGCAAACAGCAGTGTGCTTTTGATCGGaaagaggagggaagaaggaag GTTGATGGAAAGTTGTTGTGTTGGCTCTGCACACTGTCCTACAAGAGAGTGCtacagaagacaaaagaacagAGGAAGAGCCTAGGATCTTCACATTCTAACTCCTCATCCTCATCTCTTACTGAGAAAGACCAGCATCAttcaaaacaccaccaccatcatcaccaccatcatCACCGTCACAGCAGCAGTCATCATAA AATCAGCAATCTGAGTCCAGAACAAGATCAGGGACTATGGAAACAGAG CCATAAATCCTCTGCAGCTATTCAGAATGAAACtccaaagaaaaaacccaaactggaaTCCAAGCCATCAAATGGAGATAG TAGCTCTATAAATCAGTCAGCAGACAGTGGAGGAACTGATAACTTTGTCCTCATAAGTCAGCTGAAAGAAGAAGTAATGTCACTTAAACgtcttctgcagcagagagatCAGACTATTttagaaaaagataaaaag TTGACAGAACTGAAGGCAGACTTCCAGTACCAGGAGTCTAACTTGAGAACAAAGATGAACAGTATGGAGAAAGCTCACAAGGAAACTGTGGAACAGTTGCAG GCCAAAAACAGAGAACTGCTGAAACAGGTTGCAGCATTGTCAAAGGGTAAAAAGTTTGACAAAAGTGGGAGTATACTGACATCTCCTTGA